The Miscanthus floridulus cultivar M001 unplaced genomic scaffold, ASM1932011v1 os_2275, whole genome shotgun sequence genome includes a region encoding these proteins:
- the LOC136534765 gene encoding MA3 DOMAIN-CONTAINING TRANSLATION REGULATORY FACTOR 2-like isoform X2: MEYDHDCIVPRPQEHQAPLKCCATESPTLSSEEFLQFKRKATTIVEEYFSTDDVAATANELRELHVPCYHYYFVKKLVSVAMDRHDREKEMAAVLLSSLYGDVVDRPQLCKGFCKLTESCDDLSVDTPDAVDILAVFVARAVVDDMLPPAFLAKQSACLPDGCKGAEVLRRAEKSYLSVPHHGEIVLQRWGGSKRITVEEAKAKISDILEEYLAAGDRSEALRCIRDLKIPFFHHDVVKRALVLAVERGGASEGHILDLLKSASEEGVINESQIAKGFDRLIDSLDDLTLDVPNARCIVKSVIHKASSEGWLCESCLKPLPPEPKKSSEVDDAAVRQFKAKAILIIKEYFLTGDIIEVLSWLEAENYSCCPSFNAIFVQKLVNAAMDRKSREKEMASVLLSSLCMPPEDVVAGFHLLIEAAEDAALDNPTIVEDLTMFFARSVVDEVIAPSDLEAMEEDASRVKADGSTGMLALRNAQSLLGAKLSAERILRCWGGGGSGKAGWELDEVKDKIGKLLQEYDCGGDIREACRCIMDIGMPFFHHEVVKKALVATIEKRGKDERLWELLSECYGRGLITPNQMTKGFNRVADCVDDLALDVPDAAKQLGCCVERAKKEGWLDPSFSMTRPGQPVANGVCS; encoded by the exons ATGGAGTACGACCACGACTGCATTGTTCCACGGCCTCAGGAACACCAGGCGCCGCTCAAATGCTGCGCCACCGAG AGCCCGACGCTTTCTTCTGAAGAATTCCTTCAGTTCAAGAGGAAGGCCACCACGATCGTGGAGGAGTACTTCTCCACGGACGACGTCGCCGCGACGGCGAACGAACTGCGGGAGCTCCACGTGCCGTGCTACCACTACTACTTCGTCAAGAAGCTGGTGTCCGTGGCAATGGACCGCCACGACAGGGAGAAGGAGATGGCGGCCGTGCTGCTGTCCTCGCTCTACGGCGACGTCGTCGACCGCCCGCAGCTCTGCAAGGGCTTCTGCAAGCTCACCGAGTCCTGCGACGACCTGTCCGTCGACACGCCCGACGCCGTCGACATCCTCGCCGTGTTCGTCGCCCGCGCAGTCGTCGACGACATGCTGCCGCCGGCGTTCCTGGCCAAGCAGAGCGCGTGCTTGCCCGACGGGTGCAAGGGCGCCGAGGTCCTCCGCAGGGCGGAGAAGAGCTACCTGTCCGTGCCGCACCACGGCGAGATCGTCCTGCAGAGGTGGGGCGGCAGCAAGCGGATCACGGTGGAGGAGGCCAAGGCCAAGATATCCGACATCCTGGAGGAGTACCTCGCCGCCGGCGATAGGAGCGAGGCCTTGCGGTGCATCAGGGACCTCAAGATCCCCTTCTTTCACCACGACGTCGTCAAGCGCGCGCTCGTTCTCGCCGTGGAGCGCGGCGGTGCGTCCGAGGGCCACATCCTGGACCTCCTCAAGTCGGCGTCGGAGGAAGGGGTTATCAACGAGAGCCAGATCGCTAAAGGGTTCGACCGTTTGATCGACTCTCTAGACGATCTGACGCTTGACGTGCCGAATGCGAGGTGCATTGTGAAATCGGTGATCCATAAGGCTTCGTCGGAGGGCTGGCTGTGCGAGTCGTGCTTGAAACCGTTGCCACCGGAGCCGAAGAAGAGCAGCGAGGTCGACGACGCGGCGGTGCGGCAGTTCAAGGCGAAGGCCATTTTGATCATAAAGGAGTACTTCTTGACCGGCGACATCATCGAGGTCTTGAGCTGGTTGGAGGCAGAGAACTACTCGTGCTGTCCCTCCTTCAATGCCATCTTCGTCCAGAAGCTGGTCAACGCCGCGATGGACCGGAAGAGCCGCGAGAAGGAGATGGCGTCGGTGCTGCTCTCCTCGCTCTGCATGCCGCCGGAGGACGTCGTGGCAGGGTTCCACCTCCTTATCGAGGCCGCCGAGGACGCCGCGCTGGACAACCCGACCATAGTCGAGGACCTGACCATGTTCTTTGCTAGGTCCGTGGTTGACGAGGTGATCGCGCCGTCGGACCTGGAGGCAATGGAGGAGGATGCCAGCCGCGTCAAGGCGGATGGCTCCACCGGCATGCTGGCGCTCCGGAACGCCCAATCGCTGCTCGGCGCGAAGCTCTCCGCGGAGCGGATCCTGCGGTgctggggcggcggcggcagcggcaaggCAGGCTGGGAGCTGGACGAGGTGAAGGACAAGATCGGCAAGCTGCTGCAGGAGTACGACTGCGGCGGCGACATCCGGGAGGCGTGCCGATGCATCATGGATATCGGCATGCCCTTCTTCCACCACGAGGTGGTGAAGAAGGCGCTGGTGGCGACCATCGAAAAGCGGGGCAAAGacgagcggctctgggagctcctCAGCGAGTGCTACGGCCGCGGTCTGATCACGCCGAACCAGATGACCAAGGGCTTCAACAGGGTGGCCGACTGCGTCGACGACCTCGCACTCGACGTGCCTGACGCCGCGAAGCAGCTCGGCTGCTGCGTCGAGCGCGCCAAGAAGGAAGGATGGCTCGACCCGTCCTTCTCGATGACGAGGCCAGGGCAGCCAGTTGCCAATGGCGTTTGTTCGTGA
- the LOC136534765 gene encoding MA3 DOMAIN-CONTAINING TRANSLATION REGULATORY FACTOR 2-like isoform X1: protein MEYDHDCIVPRPQEHQAPLKCCATEQSPTLSSEEFLQFKRKATTIVEEYFSTDDVAATANELRELHVPCYHYYFVKKLVSVAMDRHDREKEMAAVLLSSLYGDVVDRPQLCKGFCKLTESCDDLSVDTPDAVDILAVFVARAVVDDMLPPAFLAKQSACLPDGCKGAEVLRRAEKSYLSVPHHGEIVLQRWGGSKRITVEEAKAKISDILEEYLAAGDRSEALRCIRDLKIPFFHHDVVKRALVLAVERGGASEGHILDLLKSASEEGVINESQIAKGFDRLIDSLDDLTLDVPNARCIVKSVIHKASSEGWLCESCLKPLPPEPKKSSEVDDAAVRQFKAKAILIIKEYFLTGDIIEVLSWLEAENYSCCPSFNAIFVQKLVNAAMDRKSREKEMASVLLSSLCMPPEDVVAGFHLLIEAAEDAALDNPTIVEDLTMFFARSVVDEVIAPSDLEAMEEDASRVKADGSTGMLALRNAQSLLGAKLSAERILRCWGGGGSGKAGWELDEVKDKIGKLLQEYDCGGDIREACRCIMDIGMPFFHHEVVKKALVATIEKRGKDERLWELLSECYGRGLITPNQMTKGFNRVADCVDDLALDVPDAAKQLGCCVERAKKEGWLDPSFSMTRPGQPVANGVCS, encoded by the exons ATGGAGTACGACCACGACTGCATTGTTCCACGGCCTCAGGAACACCAGGCGCCGCTCAAATGCTGCGCCACCGAG CAGAGCCCGACGCTTTCTTCTGAAGAATTCCTTCAGTTCAAGAGGAAGGCCACCACGATCGTGGAGGAGTACTTCTCCACGGACGACGTCGCCGCGACGGCGAACGAACTGCGGGAGCTCCACGTGCCGTGCTACCACTACTACTTCGTCAAGAAGCTGGTGTCCGTGGCAATGGACCGCCACGACAGGGAGAAGGAGATGGCGGCCGTGCTGCTGTCCTCGCTCTACGGCGACGTCGTCGACCGCCCGCAGCTCTGCAAGGGCTTCTGCAAGCTCACCGAGTCCTGCGACGACCTGTCCGTCGACACGCCCGACGCCGTCGACATCCTCGCCGTGTTCGTCGCCCGCGCAGTCGTCGACGACATGCTGCCGCCGGCGTTCCTGGCCAAGCAGAGCGCGTGCTTGCCCGACGGGTGCAAGGGCGCCGAGGTCCTCCGCAGGGCGGAGAAGAGCTACCTGTCCGTGCCGCACCACGGCGAGATCGTCCTGCAGAGGTGGGGCGGCAGCAAGCGGATCACGGTGGAGGAGGCCAAGGCCAAGATATCCGACATCCTGGAGGAGTACCTCGCCGCCGGCGATAGGAGCGAGGCCTTGCGGTGCATCAGGGACCTCAAGATCCCCTTCTTTCACCACGACGTCGTCAAGCGCGCGCTCGTTCTCGCCGTGGAGCGCGGCGGTGCGTCCGAGGGCCACATCCTGGACCTCCTCAAGTCGGCGTCGGAGGAAGGGGTTATCAACGAGAGCCAGATCGCTAAAGGGTTCGACCGTTTGATCGACTCTCTAGACGATCTGACGCTTGACGTGCCGAATGCGAGGTGCATTGTGAAATCGGTGATCCATAAGGCTTCGTCGGAGGGCTGGCTGTGCGAGTCGTGCTTGAAACCGTTGCCACCGGAGCCGAAGAAGAGCAGCGAGGTCGACGACGCGGCGGTGCGGCAGTTCAAGGCGAAGGCCATTTTGATCATAAAGGAGTACTTCTTGACCGGCGACATCATCGAGGTCTTGAGCTGGTTGGAGGCAGAGAACTACTCGTGCTGTCCCTCCTTCAATGCCATCTTCGTCCAGAAGCTGGTCAACGCCGCGATGGACCGGAAGAGCCGCGAGAAGGAGATGGCGTCGGTGCTGCTCTCCTCGCTCTGCATGCCGCCGGAGGACGTCGTGGCAGGGTTCCACCTCCTTATCGAGGCCGCCGAGGACGCCGCGCTGGACAACCCGACCATAGTCGAGGACCTGACCATGTTCTTTGCTAGGTCCGTGGTTGACGAGGTGATCGCGCCGTCGGACCTGGAGGCAATGGAGGAGGATGCCAGCCGCGTCAAGGCGGATGGCTCCACCGGCATGCTGGCGCTCCGGAACGCCCAATCGCTGCTCGGCGCGAAGCTCTCCGCGGAGCGGATCCTGCGGTgctggggcggcggcggcagcggcaaggCAGGCTGGGAGCTGGACGAGGTGAAGGACAAGATCGGCAAGCTGCTGCAGGAGTACGACTGCGGCGGCGACATCCGGGAGGCGTGCCGATGCATCATGGATATCGGCATGCCCTTCTTCCACCACGAGGTGGTGAAGAAGGCGCTGGTGGCGACCATCGAAAAGCGGGGCAAAGacgagcggctctgggagctcctCAGCGAGTGCTACGGCCGCGGTCTGATCACGCCGAACCAGATGACCAAGGGCTTCAACAGGGTGGCCGACTGCGTCGACGACCTCGCACTCGACGTGCCTGACGCCGCGAAGCAGCTCGGCTGCTGCGTCGAGCGCGCCAAGAAGGAAGGATGGCTCGACCCGTCCTTCTCGATGACGAGGCCAGGGCAGCCAGTTGCCAATGGCGTTTGTTCGTGA